One stretch of Schlesneria sp. DSM 10557 DNA includes these proteins:
- a CDS encoding Orn/Lys/Arg decarboxylase N-terminal domain-containing protein — translation MKFRFPIVIIDEDFRSENTSGLGIRALANAIEGEGIEVLGVTSYGDLSQFAQQQSRASAFILSIDDEEFTPGPELDPAVVNLRIFIDEIRRRNAEIPIYLYGETRTSHHIPNDILRELHGFIHMFEDTPEFVARHIIREAKAYTDSLAPPFFRALVHYAQDGSYSWHCPGHSGGVAFLKSPVGQMFHQFFGENMLRADVCNAVEELGQLLDHTGPVAASERNAARIFNADHCFFVTNGTSTSNKMVWHSTVASGDIVVVDRNCHKSILHSIIMTGAVPVFLTPTRNHLGIIGPIPLEEFLPENIQKKIEANPFAKAAQAKHPHRKPRILTITQSTYDGIIYNVETLKGLLDGKIGTLHFDEAWLPHATFHEFYRDMHAIGKDRPRPKSSMMFATHSTHKLLAGISQASQILVRESETEKLDRSVFNEAYLMHTSTSPQYAIIASCDVAAAMMEPPGGTALVEESIVEALNFRRAMRKVAGEWGSKDWWFTVWGPENLAEEGIGHRDDWLLKANEDWHGFGNIAPNFNMLDPIKATVITPGLNVSGQFAESGIPASIVTRYLVEHGVIVEKTGLYSFFIMFTIGITKGRWNTLVSALQQFKDDYDKNQPMWRILPEFCQHYPRYEGIGLKDLCKQIHQTYRDHDVARVTTEMYLSDMLPAMKPSDAFDMMAHREIDRVEIDHLEGRATAVLLTPYPPGIPLLIPGERFNRTIVEYLKFARMFNEKFPGFDTDIHGLVGEDIDGVRRYYVDCVRQKPLNGNGH, via the coding sequence ATGAAATTTAGATTTCCGATCGTCATCATCGACGAGGATTTTCGGTCCGAAAACACGTCCGGATTGGGCATTCGAGCCCTGGCCAATGCCATCGAGGGAGAAGGCATTGAGGTGCTGGGGGTCACCAGCTATGGCGACCTGTCTCAGTTCGCCCAGCAGCAGAGCCGCGCTTCGGCATTTATTCTGTCGATCGATGACGAGGAATTTACACCCGGCCCGGAACTGGATCCGGCTGTGGTGAATCTCAGAATTTTCATCGACGAGATTCGACGACGTAATGCAGAGATCCCGATCTACCTCTATGGGGAAACAAGGACCTCGCATCACATTCCGAATGACATCCTGCGCGAACTGCATGGCTTTATCCATATGTTTGAGGATACGCCCGAGTTTGTGGCGCGACATATTATTCGCGAAGCGAAGGCGTATACAGACAGCCTGGCCCCTCCGTTCTTCCGGGCCCTCGTTCACTACGCACAGGATGGTTCGTACTCATGGCACTGCCCGGGGCACTCAGGTGGCGTGGCCTTCCTTAAAAGCCCCGTCGGTCAGATGTTTCATCAGTTTTTTGGTGAGAACATGTTGCGGGCGGACGTCTGCAACGCTGTCGAAGAACTGGGGCAACTGCTGGATCATACGGGTCCCGTCGCCGCATCCGAGCGGAACGCCGCACGGATCTTTAATGCCGACCACTGTTTTTTCGTGACCAACGGGACCTCCACGTCCAACAAGATGGTCTGGCACTCCACGGTCGCCTCTGGCGATATCGTGGTCGTCGACCGGAACTGTCACAAATCGATTCTGCACTCCATCATCATGACCGGTGCAGTCCCGGTGTTTCTCACTCCCACACGCAACCATCTGGGGATCATCGGTCCCATTCCCCTCGAAGAGTTTCTTCCCGAGAATATTCAGAAGAAGATCGAGGCGAATCCGTTTGCGAAAGCGGCTCAGGCTAAGCATCCGCATCGCAAGCCGCGCATCCTCACGATCACGCAAAGCACCTATGACGGCATTATCTACAATGTTGAAACGCTGAAGGGATTGCTTGACGGAAAGATCGGGACCCTGCATTTTGATGAGGCCTGGCTACCGCACGCCACATTCCATGAGTTCTATCGGGACATGCACGCGATCGGTAAGGACCGACCTCGGCCAAAATCCTCGATGATGTTTGCCACGCATTCGACGCACAAACTCCTGGCCGGGATCTCGCAGGCGTCACAGATTCTGGTCAGAGAGTCGGAGACGGAAAAACTCGACCGCAGCGTCTTCAACGAAGCGTATCTGATGCATACGTCGACCTCACCGCAATACGCGATTATCGCATCCTGCGACGTTGCGGCGGCCATGATGGAACCACCGGGGGGAACCGCGCTGGTTGAAGAATCGATCGTCGAAGCACTTAACTTCCGTAGAGCTATGCGAAAAGTGGCGGGAGAGTGGGGCAGCAAGGATTGGTGGTTTACGGTCTGGGGGCCGGAAAACCTGGCAGAGGAGGGGATCGGTCATCGCGACGACTGGTTGCTGAAGGCCAACGAAGACTGGCATGGCTTTGGTAACATCGCGCCGAACTTCAACATGCTGGACCCCATCAAGGCGACCGTGATCACGCCGGGTCTGAATGTCAGTGGCCAGTTCGCCGAATCCGGAATTCCCGCATCCATCGTCACCCGCTATCTGGTGGAGCACGGTGTCATCGTTGAGAAGACGGGGCTCTACTCATTCTTCATCATGTTCACCATCGGGATTACCAAGGGACGCTGGAATACTCTGGTGAGTGCTCTGCAGCAGTTTAAGGATGACTACGATAAGAATCAGCCGATGTGGCGGATCTTGCCTGAGTTCTGTCAGCATTATCCCCGCTATGAGGGGATCGGTCTGAAGGATCTGTGCAAGCAGATTCACCAGACCTACCGAGATCATGACGTCGCACGAGTTACCACCGAGATGTACCTGTCGGACATGCTGCCCGCCATGAAGCCGTCCGATGCCTTCGATATGATGGCGCATCGAGAAATCGACCGCGTTGAGATCGACCATCTGGAAGGTCGGGCGACGGCCGTTCTGCTGACCCCGTACCCGCCCGGCATACCGCTGCTCATCCCTGGGGAGCGGTTCAATCGAACGATTGTCGAGTACCTCAAATTCGCGCGAATGTTCAACGAAAAGTTTCCCGGATTCGATACCGACATCCACGGTTTGGTCGGGGAAGACATCGACGGGGTCCGCCGGTACTACGTCGACTGTGTCCGACAAAAGCCTCTTAACGGAAACGGACATTAG